The following proteins are encoded in a genomic region of Brachypodium distachyon strain Bd21 chromosome 1, Brachypodium_distachyon_v3.0, whole genome shotgun sequence:
- the LOC100839582 gene encoding catalase isozyme 1 — translation MDPYKHRPSSGANAGFWSTNSGAPVWNNNNALTVGERGPILLEDYHLIEKLAQFDRERIPERVVHARGASAKGFFEVTHDISHLTCADFLRAPGVQTPVIVRFSTVVHERGSPETLRDPRGFAVKFYTREGNFDLVGNNMPVFFIRDGMKFPDMVHAFKPSPKTNMQENWRIVDFFSHHPESLHMFSFLFDDVGIPLNYRHMEGFGVNTYTLINKDGKVHLVKFHWKPTCGVKCLLDDEAVTVGGTCHTHATKDLTDSIAAGNYPEWKLFIQTIDADHEDKFDFDPLDVTKTWPEDIIPLQPVGRMILNKNIDNFFAENEQIAFCPAIIVPGIHYSDDKLLQTRIFSYADTQRHRLGPNYLMLPVNAPKCAHHNNHHEGFMNFIHRDEEVNYFPSRFDPTRHAQKYPIPTRVLTGCREKCIIEKENNFKQAGERYRSFDPARQDRFIQRWVDALSDARVTHEIQGIWISYWSQCDTSLGQKLGSRLKAKPNM, via the exons ATGGATCCATACAAG CACCGGCCGTCGAGCGGGGCCAACGCGGGCTTCTGGTCCACCAACTCCGGCGCGCCCGTCtggaacaacaacaacgcGCTCACCGTCGGGGAACGAG GACCTATCCTCCTTGAGGATTATCATCTGATTGAAAAGCTTGCGCAGTTCGACAGGGAACGTATCCCTGAACGTGTTGTTCATGCACGGGGAGCCAGCGCAAAGGGGTTCTTTGAGGTGACTCATGATATTTCTCACCTTACCTGTGCTGATTTTCTCCGGGCTCCTGGGGTTCAGACCCCAGTTATTGTCCGGTTCTCTACCGTCGTGCATGAGCGTGGAAGCCCTGAGACCTTGAGGGATCCACGTGGTTTTGCGGTGAAATTCTACACCAGAGAG GGTAACTTTGACCTTGTTGGGAACAATATGCCTGTGTTCTTTATCCGAGATGGGATGAAATTCCCTGACATGGTCCATGCTTTCAAGCCAAGTCCAAAGACCAATATGCAGGAGAACTGGAGAATAGTTGACTTCTTTTCGCACCACCCGGAGAGTCTGCATATGTTCAGCTTCCTCTTTGATGATGTCGGCATCCCACTCAACTACAGGCACATGGAAGGTTTTGGTGTCAACACCTACACCTTAATCAACAAGGATGGAAAGGTTCACCTTGTTAAGTTCCATTGGAAGCCTACATGTGGTGTCAAGTGCCTCTTAGATGATGAAGCTGTTACTGTTGGAGGCACCTGTCACACCCATGCCACAAAGGACTTGACTGATTCTATTGCAGCTGGGAATTACCCAGAGTGGAAGCTTTTCATTCAGACCATTGATGCCGATCATGAGGATAAGTTTGACTTTGACCCTCTTGATGTCACCAAGACCTGGCCAGAGGATATCATCCCACTGCAGCCTGTTGGACGGATGATCCTGAACAAGAACATTGATAATTTCTTCGCAGAAAATGAACAAATTGCTTTCTGCCCAGCAATAATTGTCCCTGGAATCCACTACTCTGATGATAAGCTGCTACAGACAAGAATTTTCTCCTATGCTGATACCCAGAGGCATCGTCTTGGTCCAAACTATCTGATGTTACCTGTGAATGCACCGAAATGTGCTCACCACAACAACCATCACGAAGGCTTCATGAATTTCATCCACAGGGATGAGGAG GTGAACTACTTCCCTTCAAGGTTTGATCCTACCCGTCATGCCCAGAAGTACCCTATTCCAACTCGTGTTCTAACAGGCTGTCGGGAAAAG TGTATTATCGAAAAGGAAAACAATTTCAAGCAGGCTGGCGAGAGATACCGGTCTTTCGACCCTGCTAG ACAAGACCGTTTCATCCAGCGGTGGGTTGATGCACTCTCAGATGCTCGTGTTACCCATGAAATTCAGGGCATCTGGATCTCATACTGGTCACAG TGCGACACGTCCCTCGGTCAGAAGCTGGGGTCGCGGCTCAAGGCGAAACCAAATATGTAA
- the LOC100840190 gene encoding putative receptor-like protein kinase At3g47110, whose protein sequence is MWRRVTPAWRQLVGSRCLVLLLLLSTMGMTMRAAALSAGHDGDERALVAFKEKVSDRSGVLASWNQSVSYCTWEGVRCSKRHRSRVVVLDLHSQGLSGTISPAIGNLTFLRYLDLSINPLHGEIPPSIGSLRRLEYLGLQRNMLTGAIPINISRCTSLRSMTIADNKGLQGSIPAEIGDMPSLSVLQLYNNSLTGTIPSLLGNLSQLTKLSLAANHLQGSIPEGIGNNPNLGFLQLAINNFTGLLPLSLYNLSSLHRFYMTDNNLHGRLPADLGRILPSMQVFAIGNNQFAGFVPPSITNLSRLQAFDVPNNRFNGVFPSALGRLQYLQWFNLVGNMFEANNEQEWQFLTSLTNCSRLQLMSIEQNRFSGQLPTSLCNLSTNIQEINIFANNISGIIPSDIGNLIGLEVLVLGRNLLDGIIPESIGRLTRLKELYLGFNNLSGFIPSSIGNLTGLSKLGASFNSLEGPIPSSIGRLTKLTQLGLSRNHLTGSIPSEIMQLSSISIYLALSYNLLKGPLPSEVGNLVNLEKLLLSGNQLSGEIPATIGGCVVLETLLMDENSFEGNIPPSLKNIKGLAVLNLTKNKLNSSIPEDLRNIASLQELYLSHNDLSGSIPKLLGCSTSLIHLDLSFNNLQGEVPIEGVFRNLTGLSIVGNNELCGGIPQLHLPKCPSPNKGLSKSLRIAVLTTGGILVLLAAFAIAGFLYRKFKAGLKKELMPPQLTEIDLPMVSYNKILKATDAFSEANLLGKGRYGTVYKCALENFAAAVKVFNLQQPGSYKSFQDECEALRRVRHRCLVRIITCCSSINHQGQDFRALVFELMPNGSLDRWIHPNIETQNRNGTLSLSQRLDIAVDLVDALDYLHNGCQPSVIHCDLKPSNILLTQEMRARVGDFGIARILNEAASEASVCSLSSIGIRGSIGYVAPEYGEGLSVSTYGDVYSLGNTLIEMFTGRYPTDDMFRDGLSLHYFADAAALPEKVMEISDSNIWLHDEANDSNDTKYITGAKECLAAIMQLAVLCSKQLPRERLSTSDAAAEVHAIRDSYLSNQ, encoded by the exons ATGTGGAGGAGGGTCACACCGGCATGGCGACAACTCGTCGGAAGCAGATGTCTGgtccttcttctcctgctTTCCACCATGGGGATGACCATGCGTGCGGCAGCTTTGTCGGCGGGCCATGACGGCGATGAGAGAGCTCTTGTGGCTTTCAAGGAAAAGGTCTCCGACCGTTCCGGGGTGCTGGCATCCTGGAACCAGAGTGTCAGCTACTGCACCTGGGAGGGCGTCAGGTGCAGCAAGAGACACCGGTCAAGGGTGGTCGTGCTGGACCTCCACTCCCAGGGGCTGTCTGGTACCATCTCCCCCGCTATCGGCAACCTCACGTTCCTCCGGTATCTCGACCTGAGCATCAACCCCTTGCACGGCGAGATACCTCCCAGCATcggctccctccgccgcctcgagTACCTCGGCCTGCAAAGGAACATGCTCACTGGTGCGATCCCAATCAACATTAGCCGCTGCACCAGCCTCAGGAGCATGACAATTGCTGACAACAAGGGGTTGCAAGGAAGCATACCTGCTGAGATCGGTGACATGCCGTCTCTAAGTGTTTTACAGCTCTACAACAACAGCCTCACTGGGACCATCCCGTCGTTACTTGGGAATCTCTCTCAGCTGACCAAATTATCCCTGGCAGCTAACCATCTCCAGGGATCAATCCCTGAAGGCATTGGGAACAATCCAAATCTCGGCTTTCTTCAGCTGGCCATAAACAATTTCACGGGTTTGCTTCCTCTTTCGCTATACAACCTGTCATCTCTGCACAGATTTTACATGACGGACAACAATCTGCATGGCCGCCTACCAGCTGATTTGGGGAGAATCCTTCCTAGCATGCAAGTGTTTGCGATTGGGAATAACCAATTCGCAGGATTTGTGCCTCCATCAATAACTAATCTATCTAGACTCCAGGCTTTCGATGTTCCAAATAATAGATTCAACGGGGTTTTCCCTTCAGCGTTGGGCAGATTGCAATACCTTCAATGGTTTAATCTGGTCGGGAACATGTTTGAGGCAAACAATGAGCAAGAATGGCAGTTCCTTACTTCTTTGACAAATTGCAGCAGGTTGCAACTGATGTCCATAGAACAAAACCGGTTTTCGGGGCAATTGCCAACCTCATTGTGTAACTTGTCCACCAACATCCAAGAGATAAATATTTTTGCTAACAATATATCTGGTATCATCCCATCAGATATTGGAAATTTAATAGGTCTTGAGGTGCTTGTTCTTGGCCGCAACTTGCTCGATGGGATCATTCCTGAGAGCATAGGGAGGCTTACACGATTGAAGGAGCTATATCTGGGTTTCAACAACTTGTCAGGATTTATCCCATCCTCCATCGGAAACCTCACTGGTCTATCCAAGCTTGGTGCAAGCTTCAACAGCCTGGAAGGACCGATTCCATCAAGCATTGGAAGACTGACCAAACTTACACAGCTAGGTCTATCCAGAAACCATCTTACTGGCTCGATTCCGAGCGAAATTATGCAGCTATCATCAATCTCAATATATTTAGCTTTGTCTTACAACTTGCTGAAGGGACCTCTTCCTTCAGAAGTTGGTAACTTGGTCAATCTCGAAAAGCTCCTCCTATCGGGGAACCAGTTGTCTGGTGAGATACCTGCTACAATTGGTGGCTGCGTAGTCCTGGAAACCCTCTTGATGGATGAAAATTCATTCGAAGGAAATATCCCTCCCAGTTTGAAGAACATAAAAGGGCTTGCCGTACTAAACTTGACGAAAAATAAACTGAACAGCAGCATCCCAGAGGATCTGAGAAATATTGCCAGCTTGCAGGAATTGTATCTTTCACACAATGACCTATCAGGATCAATCCCCAAACTACTAGGTTGTTCGACATCACTGATCCACCTCGACCTATCCTTCAACAACTTACAAGGTGAAGTACCAATAGAAGGGGTTTTCAGGAATCTTACTGGATTATCAATTGTCGGAAACAATGAGTTATGTGGTGGAATACCACAGCTTCACCTGCCAAAATGCCCAAGCCCTAATAAAGGCTTGTCAAAGTCTCTGAGAATAGCGGTCCTTACAACAGGAGGTATCCTGGTCTTACTTGCAGCTTTTGCAATAGCTGGATTTCTTTACAGAAAATTTAAGGCAGGACTAAAGAAGGAATTAATGCCACCTCAATTGACCGAGATTGACCTTCCCATGGTTTCATACAACAAAATTCTCAAAGCAACAGATGCCTTTTCAGAAGCCAATCTGCTCGGAAAGGGAAGATATGGCACAGTATACAAATGTGCTCTAGAAAATTTTGCCGCGGCTGTGAAGGTGTTTAATCTGCAACAACCAGGATCCTACAAAAGCTTCCAGGATGAATGTGAGGCACTAAGAAGAGTTAGGCACCGATGCCTTGTAAGGATCATCACATGCTGTTCAAGCATCAACCACCAAGGTCAAGACTTCAGAGCACTAGTTTTCGAGCTCATGCCTAATGGCAGCTTAGACCGCTGGATCCACCCAAATATTGAAACCCAAAACAGAAATGGGACACTCAGCTTGTCACAGAGGTTGGATATTGCCGTTGATCTTGTGGATGCTTTAGACTATCTTCACAATGGTTGCCAACCTTCCGTCATCCATTGCGATCTCAAGCCAAGCAACATTCTTCTCACTCAAGAGATGAGGGCTCGTGTTGGGGATTTTGGCATTGCTAGAATTCTAAATGAAGCTGCAAGCGAAGCTTCTGTGTGTTCCCTTagctccattggaataagaggCTCAATCGGATATGTTGCACCAG AATATGGAGAAGGGCTTTCAGTATCAACATATGGTGATGTGTACTCCCTTGGCAACACTTTGATAGAGATGTTTACAGGAAGGTACCCAACAGATGATATGTTCAGAGATGGGCTAAGCCTGCATTACTTTGCAGACGCAGCAGCTCTTCCTGAGAAGGTCATGGAGATATCAGATTCCAACATCTGGCTGCATGATGAAGCAAACGATAGCAATGATACAAAATATATAACCGGAGCCAAGGAATGTTTGGCTGCCATCATGCAGCTTGCTGTCCTATGCTCAAAGCAATTGCCCAGAGAGCGGCTGTCAACAAGCGATGCTGCTGCAGAGGTGCATGCTATCAGAGATTCCTACCTCAGTAATCAGTGA